A part of bacterium genomic DNA contains:
- a CDS encoding ABC transporter permease, translating to MGRRAASEVTGVMGRRQAKGGLLGGAPAVRPGPRPADASRRLPVILAALGAVLVVYLTVPFVAGLSALNRADTLAAARDAIGAGAVGVSIGTATLSTAVAALFGVPLAYVLARADFPGKAVVGTAVYLPLVIPPLAGGLLLLTIFGPRGLLGAWLDGRGIQIADAWPGIVLAQVFVAAPFLVVAAHVAFAGVDPALERASYALGVPPLRTFFRVTLPLAWPGILAGLPLTWLRALGEFGATVMLAYHPYSLPVYLFVQFGAQGLRAALPIAAVLAVVGIAALAAVGAVRRLGGTAGRSW from the coding sequence ATGGGACGCCGAGCGGCATCCGAGGTCACGGGAGTGATGGGGCGGCGGCAGGCGAAAGGTGGCCTGCTGGGCGGCGCGCCCGCGGTCCGCCCCGGCCCGCGCCCCGCGGACGCCTCGCGGCGCCTTCCGGTGATCCTGGCCGCGCTCGGCGCGGTGCTGGTCGTCTACCTCACCGTCCCGTTCGTCGCCGGCCTCAGCGCGCTCAACCGGGCGGATACCCTCGCCGCGGCGCGCGACGCGATCGGCGCCGGCGCGGTTGGTGTCTCGATCGGGACGGCGACCCTGTCGACGGCCGTCGCGGCCCTATTCGGAGTGCCGCTTGCGTACGTCCTCGCGCGCGCCGACTTTCCGGGCAAGGCCGTCGTCGGCACGGCCGTTTACCTGCCGCTGGTGATCCCCCCGCTCGCGGGCGGCCTGCTGCTGCTGACCATCTTCGGGCCGCGCGGGCTCCTCGGCGCGTGGCTCGACGGCCGCGGGATCCAGATCGCGGACGCGTGGCCGGGCATCGTGCTCGCGCAGGTGTTCGTGGCCGCGCCGTTTCTCGTCGTCGCCGCGCACGTCGCTTTTGCGGGCGTGGATCCGGCCCTCGAGCGCGCCTCGTACGCCCTTGGCGTTCCGCCGCTCCGGACGTTCTTCCGCGTGACGCTGCCGCTGGCGTGGCCCGGCATCCTCGCCGGGCTGCCGCTCACGTGGCTGCGGGCGCTCGGGGAATTCGGCGCGACCGTGATGCTGGCGTACCACCCGTACTCCCTGCCCGTCTACCTGTTCGTACAGTTCGGGGCGCAGGGCCTGCGGGCGGCGCTTCCGATCGCCGCGGTCCTCGCCGTGGTTGGGATCGCGGCGCTCGCCGCCGTCGGCGCGGTGCGCCGTCTCGGCGGCACGGCCGGCCGGTCATGGTGA
- a CDS encoding copper amine oxidase N-terminal domain-containing protein, protein MRSHRPQQVLIGLALVLALGVGLAAAQTSAPYVKVFVDGSPVYFDQPPVIANARVLVPLRGVFERLGATVAWDPASQTVLAQRGTTSVSLRIGSPQAFVDGQAQFLDVPPMLVGGRTMVPLRFISQTLGANVNWDAASYTVQIASQGAAAPPPVSVPPSQAYPPAPAYPPAASTPSIVSGTIVRVAATTYPGQLVVQASGGAIYTYNVVSGTTIIRTNAVTGVSGPVSLAALQPGDTVQVTADQSGTAQNVAATFAQAPTPASPGVITSVTVTPTGRQLVAGDVMTVVATGPAHGTATFTINGLRAGLPMPESAQPGTYIGTYTVRPGDYVVNSSVVVSLTAPTGQLITATAPAPVSINASALVPPASGGAPIITSPAAGSGISTPFTVTGTAAPGSLVKVQADYTGNLLLFNVHGTLGTQTVTADANGNWSATFNQAPPVRGVNVTITAVQVDYTGTARSPSTTVDTTLQ, encoded by the coding sequence ATGCGAAGTCACCGACCACAGCAGGTCCTCATCGGCCTGGCCTTGGTCTTGGCGCTCGGTGTCGGCCTCGCCGCCGCGCAAACGTCGGCGCCCTACGTCAAGGTCTTCGTCGACGGGAGCCCGGTCTACTTCGACCAGCCGCCGGTAATCGCCAACGCGCGGGTGCTGGTGCCGCTCCGAGGCGTGTTTGAACGGCTCGGCGCGACCGTGGCGTGGGATCCGGCATCGCAGACGGTCCTCGCCCAACGCGGCACCACAAGCGTCTCGCTCCGGATCGGGTCGCCGCAGGCGTTCGTCGACGGACAGGCGCAGTTTCTCGACGTCCCGCCCATGCTCGTGGGCGGCCGGACGATGGTACCGCTGCGCTTCATCAGCCAGACGCTCGGCGCCAACGTCAACTGGGACGCGGCCAGCTACACGGTCCAGATCGCCAGTCAGGGGGCGGCAGCACCGCCTCCGGTGAGCGTGCCGCCGTCGCAGGCGTATCCACCGGCACCGGCGTATCCGCCGGCGGCCTCCACGCCGTCGATCGTCAGCGGGACGATCGTGCGGGTGGCGGCCACAACCTACCCCGGACAGCTCGTAGTCCAGGCCTCCGGGGGCGCCATCTACACGTACAATGTGGTCTCCGGGACGACGATCATTCGCACCAACGCGGTGACGGGCGTCAGCGGCCCGGTCTCCCTCGCAGCACTCCAGCCGGGCGACACGGTCCAGGTCACCGCCGACCAGAGCGGCACGGCTCAGAACGTGGCGGCGACGTTCGCGCAGGCGCCGACCCCCGCCTCGCCCGGGGTCATTACGTCCGTGACCGTTACACCGACCGGCCGGCAGCTCGTGGCCGGCGATGTGATGACGGTCGTGGCGACGGGACCCGCGCATGGGACGGCGACGTTCACGATCAATGGACTCCGCGCCGGCCTGCCGATGCCTGAATCCGCGCAACCCGGCACCTACATCGGCACCTACACGGTCCGGCCCGGCGACTACGTCGTCAACTCCAGCGTGGTGGTCAGTCTCACGGCGCCGACCGGGCAGCTGATAACGGCCACGGCGCCGGCGCCGGTGTCGATCAACGCATCGGCGCTCGTTCCGCCCGCCTCGGGCGGGGCGCCGATCATCACCAGCCCGGCCGCGGGCAGCGGCATCTCGACGCCCTTCACCGTGACGGGCACCGCGGCGCCGGGATCGCTCGTGAAGGTGCAGGCGGACTACACCGGAAACCTGCTCCTCTTCAACGTTCACGGGACGCTCGGCACACAGACGGTCACCGCGGACGCGAACGGGAACTGGTCGGCAACGTTCAACCAGGCGCCGCCGGTGCGTGGGGTGAACGTGACGATCACCGCCGTCCAGGTCGATTACACGGGCACGGCCCGGTCGCCGTCGACGACGGTCGACACGACCCTGCAGTAG